One Prinia subflava isolate CZ2003 ecotype Zambia chromosome 9, Cam_Psub_1.2, whole genome shotgun sequence DNA segment encodes these proteins:
- the LCOR gene encoding ligand-dependent corepressor isoform X3 yields the protein MQRMIRQFAAEYTSKNSSTQDSSQPNSTKNQSLLKASLVASSPTAATAQNPVLSKLLMADQDSPLDLTVRKSQSEPSEQDGVLDLSTKKSPCAGSTSLSHSPGCSSTSGNGEDAAETIAIDSNNQPKSPLEKFMVRLCTHHQKQFIRVLNDIYTEVQPDSDGQQLSESESMEAPTCGSGCSQRSTENQDKGATCTESKLPSTLDPGQSGADGPLHVTGQAPKQPVELKSLDRAENSSPAFRRDFCELSITRLRSASPKDSPPQGYLSTLNSSSLNFHHAAKSLEGQQAAGHEQEAGIRLCEDNKEQLAGKTLMEGYISVKVANVNSSEDSLDSCLGSQKSSFRALPEESWDPGFAVTPPRRADKENTLQCSSKASLHQDLDAKEQDVRPKQENHLHTMAKGKAGCQLHPAEKGTLDKSKEGWLPAGAMPAAHRTPGGHPRAKAASLRSSRKSKKTSGLRINDYDNQCDVVYISQPITECHFETQRLVSSRRTARKSTRGYYFNGECCELPTVRTLVKSSRAEERASSPALRTETPVSAKPPPVLSVEGSAGAGREGEKRVSLRLLAKVAPTSLEMKERAELGSMQLRDTRALRSREAAVAMPFFSLSAPPSPQKEESLASSPPPGSPPAEGGGITVGGTVTWEAGSSLGSPGDGSSSRQAADITAFSVSKAHGEEEGCPGSDIQAIPDPSASPEPKSSSQPSEAIDTTDTTPLPCDGARDPVQLPGSEDAELCGQCLAEPSPCSPGMQAPDEPPATMDGESPLEPPATLQCGDVNKSINAKPETESFVMEGDSPLEQEDAVLISTPLPKILEVETMQNNSTAGEKEPTEEEMPPDPNSSDSVSSKESLDKKRKKGRRALVASDRCLRSQQSQSPAEGSAEDSGSSSSVQLPCLQIKPSKSPGAKRFKSEVQLDEAASMHFPNDCFPNVLLKTSEEPGIGQAPESITQQQPGRENGVTTRQTYKSILAKETAAEGENSSKDDSSANSSQSQPDEMLEISIQADSEKKNILLPPENSVPANDAEQVDVKAVNASTKDKESSDDARDLGKPVNYELVTNLPLCPSSRGGSKHLPAKTAKHKKAALQFYNLRPAPVDSAKKNTPGKESMQAIPKLRDEHSSGNDDCPALEDIDMADSKPKFMEWCAEEENQELIAEFNTQYMKIQKGWIQLEKEVQPTPKVKNKADKLKEIWKSKKRTRKSRGSLEVQKLSPVQMLFMKAFKLSDICQWFLETTETRSLVIVKKLNTRLPGEIPPMKVPMQKYSSSGLYPSSLQAERLKKHLKKFAATTPARNNLKNQKLWAKIRENADKAEAEEATTLNQMSPNDASTKELSEDKTIQPALSLPTQASTRILRKYSNLRGKLRAQQRVVKAEKRSDGPGDHLSLESKQSQKSVCINPLMSPKLALQIKAAAFPSKSPSVDGMGKGRKGKSRSQEDPLPKVDLSKKKKMLKESGSTQERSSSSSKDKVPAKKASKVKHSEVSAKSPATRKQTAMERSNKLAKKMSLKEKRVPKKQLEKMRLPMRKGKENTSRRAVLPPSHEELSKAPKQKPLGESSTRSQKMANKKHSSGKTLTRSMKKMQENSVSQGKRKLRAKVDCSHSKRSRLDPK from the coding sequence TGAGGATGCAGCAGAGACAATAGCAATAGACTCTAACAATCAGCCGAAGTCTCCACTGGAAAAATTTATGGTCAGACTGTGTACACATCACCAGAAGCAGTTCATTCGTGTGCTAAACGACATATACACTGAAGTACAACCAGACTCTGACGGCCAGCAGTTATCCGAATCTGAGAGCATGGAGGCCCCTACTTGTGGCTCTGGTTGTAGCCAGCGAAGCACTGAAAATCAGGATAAGGGTGCTACTTGTACTGAATCAAAGCTCCCTTCTACATTGGACCCAGGACAGTCAGGGGCCGATGGCCCCCTGCATGTTACGGGACAAGCCCCGAAGCAGCCAGTGGAGCTGAAGTCTTTGGACAGAGCAGAGAACTCTAGTCCTGCTTTCAGAAGGGACTTCTGCGAGCTCTCCATCACCAGGCTTCGCTCTGCTAGTCCAAAGGACAGCCCCCCCCAAGGATACCTCAGCACGTTGAACTCTTCCTCTTTGAATTTCCATCATGCCGCAAAGAGCCTGGAAGGGCAGCAAGCTGCTGGACATGAACAAGAAGCTGGTATCAGGTTGTGTGAGGATAATAAAGAGCAGTTAGCAGGTAAGACTCTCATGGAAGGTTATATCTCAGTCAAAGTGGCAAATGTGAATAGCAGTGAGGACAGCTTAGACAGCTGTCTGGGGTCCCAAAAGAGCTCTTTCAGGGCTCTCCCAGAGGAGTCTTGGGATCCTGGCTTTGCAGTAACTCCACCTCGCAGAGCCGACAAAGAGAACACTTTGCAATGCAGCTCGAAAGCATCTTTGCACCAGGACTTAGACGCAAAAGAACAAGATGTGAGACCAAAGCAAGAAAACCACCTGCATACCATGGCCAAGGGCAAGgcaggctgccagctgcacCCAGCCGAGAAGGGCACACTAGACAAGTCCAAAGAGGGCTGGCTGCCCGCTGGCGCCATGCCAGCCGCACACCGGACCCCCGGTGGGCACCCCCGCGCCAAGGCAGCCTCCCTCAGGTCCTCTCGGAAGAGCAAGAAGACCTCGGGGCTGAGGATCAATGACTACGACAACCAGTGCGATGTGGTGTACATCAGCCAGCCCATCACCGAGTGCCATTTCGAGACGCAGCGGCTGGTGTCGTCCCGCAGGACGGCGAGGAAGAGCACGCGTGGGTATTACTTCAACGGGGAGTGCTGCGAGCTGCCCACTGTGCGCACGCTGGTCAAGAGCTCCCGCGCCGAGGAGAGGGCGAGCAGCCCCGCGCTGCGGACAGAGACCCCCGTAAGTGCGAAGCCACCCCCTGTGCTCTCGGTGGAGGGGTCTGCAGGGGCAGGACGGGAGGGTGAGAAGAGGGTTTCCCTGAGGCTCCTGGCTAAAGTGGCACCAACCAGCCTAGAAATGAAagagagagctgagctgggctccaTGCAGCTCCGGGATACCCGAGCATTGCGATCAAGGGAAGCTGCTGTGGCCATGCCGttcttctccctctctgctccacCCAGCCCCCAGAAAGAGGAGAGCTTGGCCAGCTCACCCCCACCTGGCTCCCCTCCTGCTGAAGGAGGGGGGATAACAGTAGGAGGCACTGTCACCTGGGAGGCTGGCAGTAGCCTGGGCTCCCctggggatggcagcagcagcaggcaggctgcTGATATTACAGCCTTTTCAGTCTCAAAAGCACACGGTGAGGAGGAAGGTTGTCCAGGCTCTGACATACAAGCTATTCCAgacccctctgccagcccagagccaaagtcctcctcacagccctctGAGGCTATAGACACAACAGACACAACACCTCTGCCCTGTGATGGTGCCAGGGATCCTGTCCAGCTTCCAGGCTCAGAggatgctgagctctgtgggCAATGTCTGGCAGAACCCTCCCCATGCTCTCCAGGCATGCAAGCTCCTGATGAGCCCCCTGCTACCATGGATGGGGAGAGCCCCCTGGAGCCCCCTGCCACTTTGCAGTGTGGGGATGTGAACAAAAGCATCAATGCTAAACCAGAAACCGAATCATTTGTCATGGAGGGTGACAGCCCTCTTGAGCAAGAGGATGCTGTGCTCATCAGCACACCTCTCCCCAAAATCTTGGAAGTGGAGACCATGCAGAAtaacagcactgcaggtgaaAAAGAGCCCACTGAAGAGGAAATGCCACCCGACCCAAACAGCTCAGACTCTGTCTCTTCCAAAGAGAGTCTAGACAAGAAGCGAAAGAAGGGCAGGAGAGCACTAGTGGCATCGGATCGGTGTCTTCGAAGCCAACAATCCCAGTCACCTGCCGAGGGCAGTGCTGAGGACTCTGGttcttccagctctgtgcagcttcCTTGCCTTCAGATCAAACCCTCCAAGAGCCCTGGCGCTAAGCGGTTCAAGAGCGAAGTGCAGCTGGATGAGGCAGCATCCATGCACTTCCCAAATGATTGCTTCCCCAATGTGCTGCTCAAAACCAGCGAAGAGCCAGGCATTGGCCAGGCTCCAGAGAGCAtcactcagcagcagccaggcagggagaaTGGTGTCACTACCAGACAAACCTATAAAAGCATCTTAGCAAAAGAGActgctgcagagggagaaaATTCCTCTAAAGATGACTCCTCTGCTAACAGCAGCCAAAGTCAGCCGGATGAGATGCTGGAAATCAGCATCCAGGCTgattctgagaagaaaaacattctcCTCCCTCCAGAGAACAGTGTTCCTGCAAATGATGCTGAGCAAGTGGATGTGAAAGCAGTCAATGCCAGTACAAAGGACAAGGAGAGCTCTGATGATGCTAGGGATCTGGGCAAGCCAGTGAACTATGAGCTGGTGACCAATTTGCctctgtgtcccagcagcagagggggaaGCAAGCATCTTCCAGCAAAAACTGCAAAGCACAaaaaggctgctctgcagttttATAACTTACGACCCGCACCTGTAGACAGTGCAAAAAAGAACACACCAGGGAAGGAGTCTATGCAAGCAATCCCCAAACTGAGGGATGAACACAGTTCAGGGAATGATGactgcccagcactggaggATATAGACATGGCTGACAGCAAACCAAAGTTCATGGAGTGGTGTGCTGAAGAGGAGAACCAGGAGCTCATTGCTGAGTTCAACACTCAATACATGAAAATCCAGAAGGGCTGGattcagctggagaaggaggTCCAGCCAACCCCAAAGGTAAAGAACAAAGCTGACAAACTGAAGGAGATttggaaaagcaagaaaagaacACGGAAAAGCAGAGGCTCGCTGGAAGTGCAGAAGCTTTCTCCTGTGCAGATGCTGTTTATGAAGGCCTTTAAGCTGTCTGACATATGCCAGTGGTTTCTGGAGACAACTGAAACCCGGTCTCTAGTGATTGTGAAGAAACTCAACACCCGTCTCCCAGGGGAGATTCCCCCCATGAAAGTCCCCATGCAGAAATATTCTTCCTCTGGTCTCTACCCCAGCTCTCTACAGGCTGAACGTTTGAAAAAACATCTCAAGAAGTTCGCTGCCACTACCCCGGCTCGGAATAACCTGAAGAACCAAAAGCTTTGGGCCAAAATTCGTGAGAATGCTGATAAAGCAGAGGCTGAAGAAGCCACCACTCTCAACCAGATGTCTCCCAATGATGCCAGCACCAAGGAGCTGAGTGAAGACAAAACAATCCAGCCCGCCCTCAGCTTGCCCACGCAGGCCAGCACCAGGATCCTGCGCAAGTACTCCAATCTTCGGGGCAAGCTGCGAGCTCAGCAGCGCGTAGTGAAGGCAGAGAAGCGCAGTGATGGCCCAGGGGACCATCTGTCCCTGGAGAGCAAGCAGAGCCAGAAGAGTGTGTGCATCAACCCCCTGATGTCTCCAAAATTGGCCTTGCAGATCAAAGCAGCTGCCTTTCCTTCTAAATCTCCCTCAGTGGATGGAATGGGGAAGGGGCGGAAGGGAAAGAGTAGGTCCCAAGAGGATCCCTTGCCCAAAGTTGACCTcagcaagaagaagaaaatgctgaaggAGAGCGGGAGCACCCAGGAGCgatccagctcctccagcaagGACAAGGTGCCTGCCAAGAAGGCTAGTAAAGTAAAGCATTCAGAGGTCAGCGCGAAATCTCCCGCCACCCGAAAGCAGACTGCCATGGAGAGGAGCAATAAACTGGCcaaaaaaatgtctttgaaagagaagagagtccccaaaaagcagctggagaagatGCGGCTCCCCATGCGGAAGGGCAAGGAGAATACGAGCAGACGGGCCGTGCTGCCTCCCAGTCACGAGGAGCTGTCCAAGGCCCCAAAGCAGAAGCCCCTGGGGGAGTCCTCCACGCGGTCACAGAAGATGGCCAACAAGAAGCACAGCAGTGGGAAAACCCTGACAAGGTCCATGAAGAAGATGCAAGAGAACAGTGTGTCTCAGGGCAAGAGGAAGCTGAGGGCAAAAGTGGACTGTTCACACAGCAAACGCTCACGACTGGACCCGAAATAG
- the SLIT1 gene encoding slit homolog 1 protein, producing MVAPTPGGPAGVPAGLRAAAWLLACAALCRGRAAACPPLCACSGTTVDCHGSALRAVPRSIPRGTERLELNGNNITRINKNDFAGLKQLRVLQLMENQISVVERGAFDDMKELERLRLNRNQLHTLPELLFQNNQALSRLDLSENFIQAIPRKAFRGATDLKNLQLDKNQISCIEDGAFRALRGLEVLTLNNNNITSIPVSSFNHMPKLRTFRLHSNHLFCDCHLAWLSQWLRQRPTIGLFTQCAAPAQLRGLNVAEIQKNEFSCSGQTDSAHGQLCSLSSGSCPAMCTCSNGIVDCRGKGLTAIPANLPETMTEIRLELNGIKSIPPGAFSPYKKLRRIDLSNNQISEIAPDAFQGLRSLNSLVLYGNKITDLPKGVFGGLFALQLLLLNANKINCVRADAFQDLQNLSLLSLYDNKIQSLAKGTFTSLRAIQTLHLAQNPFICDCNLKWLADFLRANPVETSGARCASPRRLANKRIGQIKSKKFRCSAKEQYFIPGTEDYHLNSECNSDVICPPKCRCESGVVECSNLKLTKIPDRIPQSTAELRLNNNEISILEATGIFKKLPHLKKINLSNNKVSEIEDGAFEGASSVNELHLTVNQLESVRSGMFRGLDGLRTLMLRNNRISCIHNDSFTGLRNVRLLSLYDNQISTIAPGAFDTLQSLSTLNLLANPFNCNCQLAWLGDWLRKRKIVTGNPRCQNPDFLRQIPLQDVAFPDFRCEEGKEETSCIPRPQCPQECTCLDTVVRCSNKHLKALPKGIPKNVTELYLDGNQFTQVPGQLSTFKYLQLVDLSNNKISSLSNSSFTNMSQLTTLILSYNSLQCIPPLAFEGLRSLRLLSLHGNDISSLPEGIFADVTSLSHLAIGANPLYCSCNLRWLSSWVKTGYKEPGIARCAGPPDMEGKLLLTTPAKKFECQGPPALSVQAKCNPCLSSPCQNQGTCHNDPLGSYRCACPSGYKGRDCEVALSGCSSNPCANGGTCQPQEGEGAGFRCLCPVGFEGPSCHTTSDPCKEHSCENGGSCVPNATNYTCLCPAYYTGEFCEQPPNFCSDELNPCQHDSTCISTSQGPRCECAPGYVGSNCSEDFDDCQDHRCQNNARCLDEVNGYSCLCTEGYSGQLCEMPPHTAGQPGLCERAECQNGALCVERGARALCQCLPGFGGPKCEKLLSVNFVDRDTYLQFTDLQDWPRANITLQVSTAEGNGILLYNGDSDHMAVELYQGHVRVSYDPGTHPSSAIYSAETINDGQFHTVELVTFDQMVNLSIDGGSPMTMDNSGKHYTLNSEAPLYVGGMPVDVNSAAFRLWQLLNGTSFHGCIRNLYINNELQDFTKTRMTPGVVPGCEPCRKLYCLHGICQPSGAQGPVCHCEPGWDGPHCDQPRGGPCQGHKCVHGHCLPLDALSYSCQCHEGYQGALCNQPAEPPDPCRHQPCVHGHCHLTPGGQPTCECHDGYTGALCDQEPECHGEPVRDYHQVQRGYAICQTTRPVAWVECRGTCSGPDAGCCTGLRLRRRKYAFECSNGATFVEEVEKPSKCGCSQCL from the exons GGATCTGAGTGAGAACTTCATCCAGGCCATTCCCAGGAAAGCATTCCGTGGGGCCACCGACCTCAAGAACCT GCAACTGGACAAGAATCAGATCAGCTGCATCGAGGATGGAGCTTTCCGTGCCTTGCGGGGGCTGGAGGTCCT GACCCTGAATAACAACAATATCACCTCCATTCCTGTGTCCAGCTTCAACCACATGCCTAAGCTGCGGACGTT CCGTCTGCATTCCAACCATCTCTTCTGCGACTGCCACCTGGCCTGGCTGTCGCAGTGGCTGCGCCAGCGCCCCACCATCGGGCTCTTCACCCAGTGCGCCGCCCCCGCCCAGCTCCGCGGCCTCAACGTGGCTGAGATCCAAAAGAACGAGTTCAGCTGCTCCg GACAAACGGACTCAGCACAtggccagctctgcagcttgtcctctggctcctgcccagccatgTGCACTTGCAGCAATGGCATTGTGGACTGCCGGGGCAAGGGGCTGACGGCCATCCCCGCCAACCTGCCCGAGACCATGACAGAGAT ACGTTTGGAACTCAACGGTATCAAGTCCATCCCCCCTGGAGCCTTCTCACCCTACAAGAAGCTGCGGAGGAT AGACCTGAGCAACAACCAGATCTCGGAGATTGCCCCTGATGCCTTCCAGGGCCTGCGCTCGCTGAACTCCCT GGTGCTGTATGGCAACAAGATCACGGACCTCCCTAAGGGTGTCTTTGGAGGACTTtttgccctgcagctgct GCTTCTCAATGCCAACAAGATCAACTGCGTACGGGCAGATGCCTTCCAGGACCTGCAGAACCTCTCACTGCTCTCACTCTATGACAACAAGATCCAGAGCCTGGCCAAAGGCACATTCACCTCCCTGCGGGCCATCCAGACTCT gcacctGGCCCAGAACCCTTTCATCTGTGACTGCAACCTGAAGTGGCTGGCAGATTTCCTCCGTGCCAACCCCGTGGAGACCAGTGGAGCCCGCTGTGCCAGCCCCCGGCGCTTGGCCAACAAGCGCATCGGCCAGATCAAGAGCAAGAAGTTCCGCTGCTCGG CCAAAGAGCAGTATTTCATCCCAG ggacagaggatTACCACCTGAACAGTGAATGCAACAGTGACGTGATCTGCCCCCCAAAATGCCGCTGTGAATCTGGTGTGGTCGAGTGCTCCAACCTGAAGCTCACCAAGATCCCAGATCGCATCCCACAGTCCACAGCTGAGCT GCGCCTGAACAACAATGAAATCTCCATCCTGGAGGCCACTGGCATTTTCAAGAAACTCCCACATCTGAAGAAAAT CAACCTCAGCAACAACAAGGTGTCGGAGATCGAGGATGGGGCATTTGAGGGGGCATCCTCTGTCAACGAGCTGCACCTCACTGTCAACCAGCTGGAGTCTGTGCGGAGTGGCATGTTCAGGGGCCTGGACGGGCTGAGGACACT gaTGCTGAGGAACAACCGCATCAGCTGCATCCACAATGACAGCTTCACAGGGCTGCGCAACGTCCGCCTGCTCTCCCTGTATGACAACCAGATCAGCACGATTGCACCGGGCGCCTTTGACACGCTGCAGTCCCTCTCCACACT GAACCTGCTGGCCAACCCCTTCAACTGCAACTGCCAGCTGGCCTGGCTGGGGGACTGGCTGCGCAAGAGGAAGATTGTGACAGGGAACCCTCGCTGCCAAAACCCTGACTTCCTCCGGCAGATCCCGCTCCAGGATGTGGCTTTCCCTGACTTCAGGTGTGAGGAAG GTAAGGAGGAGACCAGCTGCATCCCCCGGCCGCAGTGCCCGCAGGAGTGCACCTGCCTCGACACGGTTGTGCGCTGCAGCAACAAGCACCTCAAGGCCCTGCCCAAGGGGATCCCCAAGAATGTCACAGAGCT CTACCTGGATGGAAACCAGTTCACTCAGgtcccagggcagctctctACCTTCAAGTATCTGCAGCTTGT CGATCTGAGCAACAACAAGATCAGCTCCCTGAGCAACTCCTCCTTCACCAACATGAGCCAGCTCACCACCCT GATCCTCAGCTACAACTCCCTGCAGTGCATCCCTCCGCTGGCCTTCGAGGGCCTCCGCTCCCTGCGGCTGCT gtcTCTCCATGGCAATGACATTTCCAGCCTCCCCGAGGGCATCTTCGCAGatgtcacctccctgtcccaccT AGCCATCGGGGCCAACCCCCTGTACTGCAGCTGCAACCTGCGCTGGCTCTCCAGCTGGGTCAAGACGGGCTACAAGGAGCCAGGCATTGCCCGCTGTGCTGGGCCCCCCGACATGGAAGGAAAGCTGCTGCTCACCACCCCTGCCAAGAAATTCGAGTGCCAAG GTCCACCTGCCCTGAGTGTTCAGGCCAAGTGCAACCCCTGCCTCTCCAGCCCCTGTCAGAATCAGGGCACCTGCCACAATGACCCCCTTGGCTCCTACcgctgtgcctgtcccagtggCTACAAG ggcagggactgcgaggtggcactcagtggcTGCTCCTCCAACCCCTGTGCCAACGGGGGGACCTGCCAGCCTCaggagggggaaggagctgggtTCAG GTGCCTGTGCCCAGTGGGCTTCGAGGGCCCGAGCTGCCACACCACCAGCGACCCCTGCAAGGAGCACAGCTGCGAGAATGGGGGCTCCTGTGTGCCCAATGCCACCAACTACACCTGCCTTTGTCCTGCCTACTACACAG GGGAATTCTGTGAGCAGCCACCCAATTTCTGCTCAGATGAGCTCAACCCCTGCCAGCATGACTCTACCTGCATCTCCACCAGCCAGGGGCCCAG GTGTGAGTGTGCACCCGGCTATGTGGGGAGCAACTGCAGCGAGGACTTCGACGACTGCCAGGACCACCGGTGCCAGAACAACGCCCGCTGCCTGGATGAGGTGAATGGCTACTCCTGCCTCTGCACCGAGGGCTACAG TGGCCAGCTCTGCGAGATGCCGCCCCACACTGCTGGCCAGCCTGGCCTGTGTGAGCGAGCTGAATGCCAGAACGGGGCCCTGTGTGTGGAGCGGGGTGCCCgtgccctgtgccagtgcctgcctGGCTTCGGCGGCCCCaagtgtgagaagctgctgagcGTCAACTTCGTGGACCGTGACACGTACCTGCAATTCACTGACCTGCAAGACTGGCCCCGGGCCAATATCACCCTTCAG GTCTCCACGGCTGAAGGCAATGGCATCCTGCTGTACAATGGTGACAGCGACCACATGGCTGTGGAGCTGTACCAGGGCCATGTGAGGGTCAGCTATGACCCTGGCACCCACCCCAGCTCAGCCATCTACAG TGCTGAGACCATCAACGACGGGCAGTTCCACACTGTGGAGCTGGTGACCTTCGACCAGATGGTGAACCTGTCCATCGATGGTGGCAGCCCCATGACCATGGACAACTCGGGCAAGCATTACACGCTGAATAGTGAGGCTCCCCTCTACGTGGGAG gaaTGCCTGTGGATGTCAACTCGGCTGCCTTCCGCCTCTGGCAGCTTCTCAATGGCACCAGCTTCCACGGATGCATCCGCAACCTCTACATCAACAATGAGCTGCAGGACTTCACCAAGACGCGGATGACGCCAGGGGTGGTGCCGGGCTGCGAGCCCTGCCGCAAGCTCTACTGCCTGCACGGCATCTGCCAGCCCTCCGGAGCCCAGGGCCCCGTGTGCCACTGtgagcctggctgggatggGCCCCACTGCGACCAGCCCCGCGGCGGTCCCTGCCAGGGGCACAA GTGTGTGCACGGGCATTGCCTGCCCCTCGACGCCCTCTCCTACAGTTGCCAGTGCCATGAGGGCTATCAGGGCGCGCTCTGCAACCAGCCTGCCGAACCACCCGACCCCTGCCgccaccagccctgtgtccaTGGCCACTGCCACCTCACCCCAGGTGGCCAGCCCACCTGCGAGTGCCACGACGGCTACACCGGAGCCCTCTGTGACCAAG AGCCGGAGTGCCATGGGGAGCCGGTGCGGGACTACCACCAGGTGCAGCGGGGCTACGCCATCTGCCAGACGACGCGGCCGGTGGCCTGGGTGGAGTGCCGGGGGACCTGCAGCGGCCCTGACGCCGGTTGCTGCACGGGGCTGCGGCTCCGGCGCAGGAAATACGCCTTCGAGTGTAGCAACGGTGCAACCTTTGTGGAGGAGGTGGAGAAGCCCAGCAAGTGTGGCTGCAGCCAGTGCCTGTGA